A window of Cyanobacterium sp. T60_A2020_053 contains these coding sequences:
- the minD gene encoding septum site-determining protein MinD translates to MNCRVIVVTSGKGGVGKTTITSNLGTAVAQLGKKVCLIDADFGLRNLDLLLGLEQRVVYTIMDALAGECTIEKAIVKDKRTEGLHLLPAAQNRTKDAINPEQMKEVVEQLKSNFDYIIVDCPAGIEMGFRNAIAAADEALIVTTPEVAAVRDADRVVGLLESENMQSIRLIVNRLRPEMVQMEEMLSVEDILDLLVIPLIGIVPDDKQVITSSNRGEPLVLNKEESSTSTAIKNIAKRLEGLDIPFQDLMAPPDNFFNRFKKFFGFSSQK, encoded by the coding sequence ATGAATTGTCGAGTTATTGTCGTTACCTCTGGAAAAGGTGGAGTCGGAAAAACAACTATTACATCCAATTTAGGCACTGCGGTAGCTCAATTAGGAAAAAAAGTCTGTTTAATTGACGCTGATTTTGGGTTAAGAAACCTCGATTTATTACTCGGTTTAGAACAAAGAGTCGTTTATACTATCATGGATGCCTTAGCCGGAGAATGCACCATCGAAAAAGCCATCGTCAAAGATAAACGCACCGAAGGCTTACACCTCCTACCAGCCGCCCAAAACCGCACCAAAGATGCCATCAATCCCGAACAAATGAAAGAGGTTGTCGAACAACTCAAAAGTAATTTTGACTACATCATTGTAGATTGCCCCGCCGGCATAGAAATGGGTTTTAGAAATGCCATCGCCGCCGCCGATGAGGCTTTAATCGTCACCACCCCCGAAGTGGCAGCCGTTCGAGATGCAGATCGTGTGGTAGGTTTATTAGAAAGTGAAAATATGCAAAGTATTCGTTTAATTGTGAACCGTCTGCGTCCAGAAATGGTGCAAATGGAAGAAATGTTAAGCGTAGAAGATATACTAGATTTATTAGTGATTCCTTTAATTGGCATTGTCCCCGATGATAAACAAGTTATCACTTCTTCTAATCGTGGTGAACCATTGGTGTTAAATAAAGAAGAATCTTCCACCAGCACAGCCATAAAAAATATCGCTAAGAGATTAGAAGGGCTTGATATACCTTTTCAGGATTTAATGGCGCCCCCCGATAACTTTTTTAATCGATTCAAAAAGTTTTTTGGTTTTTCCTCTCAAAAATAA
- a CDS encoding DUF3318 domain-containing protein, whose amino-acid sequence MSFEQEISRLQDLMPASGRMFCRIISKPQQSRAILAPFTPPWKRGSRPIYINFDLWRGLSRPQRDLMFLRTVSSVLGVKWFTIQPLQGLALAGVVGLAVEVAQTDVVGILVAGSLTAVALRQIWQKNRHLSKEIEADEAGIKVAIRRGYTETESARHLLEALEALPNLERRRALDFGEIVRCQNLRSIARLSPVTVPKEMEIK is encoded by the coding sequence ATGAGTTTCGAGCAGGAAATTAGTCGGTTGCAAGATTTGATGCCCGCCTCCGGGCGGATGTTTTGTCGTATTATCAGTAAGCCTCAGCAATCACGGGCGATTCTAGCGCCCTTCACCCCCCCATGGAAGCGAGGAAGTCGCCCCATTTATATCAATTTTGACCTTTGGCGCGGTTTATCTCGCCCCCAACGGGATTTAATGTTTTTACGCACCGTTAGCAGTGTGTTAGGGGTGAAATGGTTTACCATCCAACCGTTACAGGGATTGGCTTTAGCAGGGGTTGTAGGTTTGGCGGTGGAAGTCGCTCAAACCGATGTTGTGGGTATTTTGGTGGCAGGAAGTTTAACGGCGGTGGCTTTACGACAAATTTGGCAAAAAAATCGTCATCTTAGTAAGGAAATAGAAGCGGATGAAGCCGGGATTAAAGTTGCCATTCGGCGTGGTTATACCGAAACCGAATCCGCGCGCCATCTTTTAGAAGCATTGGAAGCCTTACCGAATCTCGAAAGACGGAGGGCGCTGGATTTTGGCGAAATCGTGCGCTGTCAAAATTTACGCAGTATTGCTAGATTATCCCCTGTCACCGTGCCAAAAGAAATGGAAATAAAGTAA